The Kutzneria kofuensis genome has a window encoding:
- a CDS encoding enolase C-terminal domain-like protein, with the protein MSDGHEVTSVEAAAYTVPTDGPEADGTLSWDATTIVVVTVRTRAGVTGVGHTYGHECLESLISGLLAPRVVGIDVRETGAAWEAMRSAIRNLGRPGLCSMAIAAVDMALWDAKARTLDVSLHRLLGGCRSEVPVYGSGGFTTYSRDDLVAQLAGWVEQGIPRVKMKIGISPEDDLERACAVRKAIGTDTELYVDANGAYDQVTALRLGRQLVEQADVTWFEEPVSSDDLPGLTDLSRDLPLDVTAGEYGYHLEYFQVMAPCVDVLQADITRCAGITEWLRVATATTKPFSGHCAPMAHVHAATVPPHLRHLEYFHDHVRIEQMLFDGVLEPVEGCLIPVETPGNGLVFKEADAERFRVR; encoded by the coding sequence ATGAGTGACGGGCACGAGGTCACGTCGGTCGAGGCCGCCGCGTACACGGTGCCGACCGACGGGCCGGAGGCGGACGGCACGCTGTCGTGGGACGCGACCACGATCGTCGTGGTCACCGTCCGCACCCGGGCGGGGGTGACCGGCGTCGGCCACACCTACGGCCACGAGTGCCTGGAGAGCCTGATTTCCGGCCTGCTGGCGCCGCGGGTGGTCGGCATCGACGTGCGGGAGACGGGGGCGGCCTGGGAGGCCATGCGGTCGGCGATCCGCAACCTGGGCCGTCCCGGCCTGTGCTCGATGGCCATCGCCGCCGTCGACATGGCCCTGTGGGACGCCAAGGCCCGTACCCTCGACGTGTCGCTGCACCGCCTGCTCGGCGGCTGCCGGTCCGAGGTGCCGGTGTACGGCTCCGGCGGCTTCACCACGTACTCGCGGGACGACCTGGTCGCGCAGCTGGCCGGCTGGGTCGAGCAGGGCATCCCGCGGGTGAAGATGAAGATCGGCATCTCGCCGGAGGACGACCTCGAACGGGCCTGCGCGGTGCGCAAGGCCATCGGCACCGACACCGAGCTGTACGTGGACGCGAACGGCGCGTACGACCAGGTCACGGCGCTGCGGTTGGGTCGGCAGCTGGTCGAGCAGGCCGATGTGACGTGGTTCGAGGAGCCGGTCAGCTCCGACGACCTGCCGGGTCTGACCGATTTGTCGCGTGACCTGCCGCTGGACGTCACCGCGGGGGAGTACGGCTACCACCTGGAGTACTTCCAGGTCATGGCCCCGTGTGTGGACGTGCTGCAGGCGGACATCACCCGCTGCGCCGGCATCACGGAGTGGCTGCGGGTGGCGACGGCGACGACCAAGCCGTTCTCCGGGCACTGCGCGCCGATGGCCCACGTGCACGCGGCGACGGTGCCGCCGCACCTGCGGCACCTGGAGTACTTCCACGACCATGTCCGCATCGAGCAGATGTTGTTCGACGGCGTGCTCGAACCGGTCGAAGGCTGTCTGATTCCGGTGGAAACGCCTGGTAACGGGCTGGTGTTCAAGGAGGCCGACGCGGAGCGCTTCCGAGTGCGCTGA
- a CDS encoding ester cyclase, with protein MTREQNVQTVRRLLELVNKQEFDRLDEVYAYDLVDHDPAPEHGGGFDGVQRYFADLNSAFPDLHLEEDVIIAEGDHVALVYRLSGTQRGRFHGVAATGHRVETRGMQMSRLADGKIVERWGAVDDLAILGRLNVSVPS; from the coding sequence ATGACTCGTGAGCAGAACGTGCAGACCGTGCGGCGGCTGCTGGAACTGGTGAACAAGCAGGAGTTCGACCGGCTCGACGAGGTCTACGCCTACGACCTGGTCGACCACGATCCGGCGCCGGAGCACGGCGGCGGCTTCGACGGTGTGCAGCGGTACTTCGCCGACCTGAACTCGGCGTTCCCGGACCTGCACCTGGAGGAGGACGTGATCATCGCCGAGGGGGACCACGTGGCGCTGGTGTACCGGCTCAGCGGCACGCAGCGCGGCCGGTTTCACGGCGTCGCGGCCACCGGGCACCGGGTCGAGACGCGGGGCATGCAGATGTCACGGCTGGCCGACGGCAAGATCGTCGAGCGCTGGGGCGCCGTCGACGATCTGGCGATTCTGGGCCGCCTGAACGTGTCCGTCCCGTCATGA
- a CDS encoding universal stress protein, translated as MTRIRPGRVTVGTDGSYWGRAALGWAARHAHRAGLELDVFEADRRFEDLPADLPTDIGTGSVLRPYPLLAARIRSSGADAASMLLSASGESGLLVLGCRGQHKCHLGVGRNALRLAGSAKCDVVIVRGRPQAVHGEFRKVTAWLGEDGDDDVVVARAKEFAKLTRSVLEVERQRAAAPVPEGTDLVVIGGGAQLGLAARTALHHAMCPVYVVR; from the coding sequence GTGACGCGCATCCGCCCCGGGCGGGTGACGGTCGGCACGGACGGTTCGTACTGGGGGCGGGCCGCTCTCGGCTGGGCCGCCCGCCACGCGCATCGCGCCGGTCTTGAGCTCGACGTGTTCGAGGCCGACCGGCGGTTCGAGGACCTGCCGGCCGACCTGCCCACCGATATCGGAACCGGCTCCGTGCTCCGACCATATCCGCTGCTCGCGGCCCGGATCCGGAGCAGCGGGGCCGATGCCGCCTCGATGCTGCTGTCCGCCTCGGGGGAGAGCGGACTACTGGTTCTCGGCTGCCGCGGGCAGCACAAGTGCCACCTCGGTGTCGGCCGCAACGCCCTGCGGCTGGCCGGCTCGGCGAAGTGCGACGTCGTCATCGTGCGCGGCCGTCCGCAGGCCGTTCATGGCGAGTTCCGCAAGGTGACGGCCTGGCTCGGCGAAGACGGCGACGACGATGTCGTGGTCGCACGGGCCAAGGAGTTCGCGAAGCTGACGCGGTCCGTGCTGGAAGTCGAGCGCCAGCGGGCCGCCGCGCCGGTTCCGGAGGGGACGGACCTGGTGGTGATCGGCGGGGGAGCGCAGCTCGGGCTGGCCGCCCGAACCGCGCTGCACCACGCCATGTGCCCGGTGTACGTCGTGCGCTAG
- a CDS encoding glycoside hydrolase family 15 protein → MDGLDCIPHVLREYALVADGERGALIDPQGCVAWMCAPRWHDDAVFGALIGGGGYYQVVPADPWHVWGGYYEPGTLIWHSRWSTQGTIVECREALALPADPHRAVLLRRILADDDPVELLVRCKPGADFGRAEVRDVERNGDVWTMRTGPLWIRWTGAVDGRVRVEAGRHHDFVLEVSDRPFDGPPPDPGLCWQETEHGWREAVPDCLDTLVPDDARHAYSVLTGLTSGTGGMVAAATTSLPERAKLGGDYDYRYAWIRDQCYVGQAVATHQPHRLMDDAVRFVAERLIEHGPDLKPAYTVTGGQIPDQRELDLPGYPGGTDRVGNRVRHQFQLDAFGEALLLFGAAAEHDHLTADAERAIDVAIDAIEQQWRKTEAGVWELEDRSWTHSNLICVAGLRRTAKFMMANRCTALADAILAETARTSLHPRGHWQRSIDDDSVDASLLLPALRGALPADDPRSIATVRAVQEDLGRDGYVYRFRHDERKLGAAEGAFLVCGFWLALAEHQQGDAISAARRFERNRASCGPPGLFTEEYDVGQRQLRGNIPQAFVHGMLLECAARLSRGWQ, encoded by the coding sequence GTGGACGGACTGGACTGCATACCGCACGTCCTGCGGGAGTACGCGCTGGTCGCGGACGGCGAACGCGGCGCATTGATCGACCCGCAGGGCTGCGTGGCGTGGATGTGCGCGCCGAGGTGGCACGACGACGCCGTGTTCGGCGCGCTGATCGGCGGGGGCGGCTACTACCAGGTGGTGCCGGCGGACCCGTGGCACGTGTGGGGCGGCTACTACGAGCCCGGCACGCTGATCTGGCACAGCCGGTGGAGCACGCAAGGCACCATCGTGGAATGCCGGGAGGCGCTTGCCCTCCCGGCCGATCCGCACCGAGCGGTGCTGTTGCGGAGGATCCTCGCCGACGACGATCCCGTCGAGCTGCTCGTGCGCTGCAAACCCGGGGCCGACTTCGGCCGGGCCGAGGTGCGCGACGTCGAGCGGAACGGCGACGTGTGGACCATGCGTACGGGTCCACTGTGGATCCGATGGACTGGCGCGGTCGACGGGCGCGTCCGGGTGGAAGCCGGGCGGCACCACGACTTCGTGCTGGAAGTCTCCGACCGGCCGTTCGACGGGCCGCCGCCGGATCCCGGGTTGTGCTGGCAGGAAACCGAGCACGGGTGGCGCGAGGCGGTTCCGGACTGCCTCGACACGCTCGTGCCCGATGACGCCAGGCACGCCTACTCAGTCCTGACCGGACTGACGTCCGGCACCGGCGGAATGGTCGCCGCCGCCACGACTTCGTTGCCGGAACGGGCAAAGCTCGGCGGCGACTACGACTACCGGTACGCGTGGATCCGCGACCAGTGCTACGTGGGCCAGGCCGTCGCCACCCATCAGCCGCACCGTCTCATGGACGACGCCGTCCGTTTCGTCGCCGAACGGCTGATCGAGCACGGGCCCGACCTCAAGCCGGCGTACACCGTCACCGGCGGGCAGATCCCCGACCAGCGTGAACTCGACCTTCCCGGCTATCCCGGCGGCACCGACCGGGTCGGCAACCGCGTGCGGCACCAGTTCCAGCTGGACGCCTTCGGCGAGGCGCTGCTGCTGTTCGGCGCGGCCGCCGAGCACGACCACCTGACGGCCGACGCGGAGCGGGCCATCGACGTCGCCATCGACGCCATCGAGCAGCAGTGGCGCAAGACCGAGGCCGGCGTGTGGGAACTGGAGGACCGGTCCTGGACCCATTCCAACCTGATCTGCGTGGCCGGCCTTCGACGCACCGCCAAGTTCATGATGGCGAACCGGTGCACGGCCCTGGCCGATGCCATCCTGGCCGAGACCGCCCGGACTTCCCTGCATCCGCGTGGCCACTGGCAACGATCCATAGACGACGATTCTGTCGATGCTTCCCTGCTGCTGCCGGCATTGCGCGGTGCGCTGCCCGCCGACGACCCGCGCAGCATCGCCACCGTGCGCGCCGTCCAGGAGGACCTCGGCCGCGACGGCTACGTCTACCGCTTCCGTCACGACGAACGGAAACTCGGCGCCGCCGAAGGGGCTTTCCTCGTGTGCGGCTTCTGGCTCGCCCTCGCCGAACACCAACAGGGCGACGCCATCTCCGCCGCCCGCCGGTTCGAACGCAACCGCGCCTCCTGCGGGCCGCCCGGGCTGTTCACCGAGGAGTACGACGTCGGCCAGCGGCAGCTGCGCGGCAACATCCCGCAAGCTTTTGTGCACGGGATGTTGCTGGAGTGCGCGGCGAGGTTGTCGCGCGGGTGGCAGTGA
- a CDS encoding FAD-binding and (Fe-S)-binding domain-containing protein, which yields MELAAELSRTVKGEVRFDAGSRATYSTDASNYRQVPIGVVVPKTVEDAVRAIRACHEAGVPVLSRGGGTSLAGQCCNEAVVLDWSKYCTRLVSVDVAAKTCIVEPGIALDELNDQLASHNLMVGPKPSTHVSCTIGGMIGNNSCGSTAQAYGKMVDSVVRLEILTHDGCRAWVGETDDEAYERILAEGGRLAELYRGMRELRDTYMSEIRTRYPKIPRRVSGYNLDSLLPENGFNVAKALVGSESTLVTVLRAEIQLVDVLPARTLVVLGFSDITAAADCVPAILPHKPVALEGVDEQLIQLEHSEHLAEQAIKQLPKGSGWLMVQFAGTDQEEVDRQAQALCDDLHRKPSAPGVSFLDDPSREEELWQAREAGLGATAYPPQGPETHEGWEDAAVPPEKLGDYLREFRSLLERYEYENASLYGHFGQGCVHTRIPFDLKTADGVAKYRRFAKESAELVVSFGGSLSGEHGDGQSRGELLPLMFGARLVEAFGKFKALFDPDDLMNPGKVVHPHRLDENLRQGSDYRPWEPTTHFAYPEDDNRFAKAAARCVGVGKCRGHESGVMCPSYRATREEEHSTRGRARLLFEMLNGEVIQDGWRSDAVHDALDLCLACKGCKSDCPVNVDMATYKAEFLSHHYEGRLRPLSHYSMGWLPLWARLAAFAPSLVNSVSNLRLVKALGGIARQREVPLFARQRLVKRLAGRTSPAGHRGKVLLWPDTFTNNFHPAIGEAAVQVLEAAGFEVITPDRTVCCGLTWISTGQLSTAERVARRTLETLKPQLRDGTPIVVLEPSCAAVFRDDLPHLLHGDQDAHRLAHQTKTLAEILTEKAPDWRPPTVGRQAVAQPHCHHHAVLGFDTDEKLMRQYGIDVDVLDAGCCGLAGNFGFEQEHYDVSMACAEDKLLPSLREAGEATLVLADGFSCRTQIDQSDVNQRPMHLAEVLAAALHGTQPQPERPSAPSRAARTAVAAAAVAAAAGPALAWLFRRRSR from the coding sequence GTGGAGCTGGCGGCGGAGCTGAGCAGGACGGTCAAAGGCGAAGTCAGGTTCGACGCCGGGAGCAGGGCCACCTACTCCACCGACGCCTCCAACTACCGCCAGGTGCCCATCGGGGTGGTCGTGCCCAAGACCGTGGAGGACGCGGTCCGCGCGATCCGGGCGTGCCACGAGGCCGGCGTGCCGGTGCTGTCCCGGGGCGGCGGCACCAGCCTGGCCGGCCAGTGCTGCAACGAGGCCGTGGTGCTGGACTGGTCGAAGTACTGCACGAGACTGGTGTCGGTGGACGTCGCCGCCAAGACCTGCATCGTCGAGCCGGGCATCGCCCTGGACGAGCTCAACGACCAGCTGGCCAGCCACAACCTGATGGTCGGCCCGAAGCCGTCGACGCACGTCAGCTGCACCATCGGCGGCATGATCGGCAACAACTCCTGCGGCTCCACCGCGCAGGCCTACGGCAAGATGGTCGACTCGGTGGTACGGCTGGAGATCCTCACCCACGACGGCTGCCGGGCCTGGGTCGGCGAGACCGACGACGAGGCGTACGAGCGGATCCTCGCCGAGGGCGGCCGGCTGGCCGAGCTGTACCGGGGGATGCGCGAGCTCCGCGACACCTACATGTCCGAGATCCGCACCCGGTACCCGAAGATCCCGCGTCGCGTGTCCGGCTACAACCTCGACTCGCTGCTGCCGGAGAACGGGTTCAACGTGGCGAAAGCCCTGGTGGGCAGCGAAAGCACGCTGGTGACGGTGCTGCGGGCGGAGATCCAGCTGGTCGACGTGCTGCCGGCACGGACCCTGGTAGTGCTGGGCTTCTCCGACATCACCGCGGCGGCCGACTGCGTACCGGCGATCCTGCCGCACAAGCCGGTCGCGCTGGAGGGCGTCGACGAGCAGCTGATCCAGCTGGAGCACAGCGAGCACCTGGCCGAGCAGGCCATCAAGCAGCTGCCCAAGGGCAGCGGCTGGCTGATGGTGCAGTTCGCCGGCACCGACCAGGAGGAGGTCGACCGGCAGGCGCAGGCGCTGTGCGACGACCTGCACCGCAAGCCCAGCGCCCCCGGCGTCTCCTTCCTGGACGACCCGAGCCGGGAGGAGGAGCTCTGGCAGGCCAGGGAAGCCGGCCTCGGCGCCACCGCCTACCCGCCCCAGGGCCCGGAGACGCACGAGGGGTGGGAGGACGCCGCCGTTCCGCCCGAGAAGCTGGGCGACTACCTCCGCGAATTCCGGAGTCTGCTGGAACGGTACGAGTACGAGAACGCGTCCCTGTACGGGCATTTCGGGCAGGGCTGCGTGCACACCCGTATCCCGTTTGATCTCAAAACGGCCGACGGCGTCGCCAAATATCGCCGCTTCGCCAAGGAAAGCGCCGAACTCGTCGTGTCCTTCGGCGGCTCGCTGTCCGGCGAGCACGGTGACGGCCAGTCCCGGGGCGAGCTGCTGCCGCTGATGTTCGGCGCCCGCCTGGTCGAGGCGTTCGGCAAGTTCAAGGCGCTGTTCGACCCCGACGACCTGATGAACCCCGGCAAGGTCGTGCACCCGCACCGGCTGGACGAGAACCTCCGGCAGGGCAGCGACTACCGCCCGTGGGAGCCGACGACGCACTTCGCCTACCCCGAGGACGACAACCGCTTCGCCAAGGCCGCGGCGCGGTGCGTCGGCGTCGGCAAGTGCCGTGGGCACGAGAGCGGCGTGATGTGCCCGAGCTACCGGGCGACCCGCGAGGAGGAGCACTCCACCCGCGGCCGGGCCCGGCTGCTGTTCGAGATGCTGAACGGCGAGGTGATCCAGGACGGCTGGCGCTCCGACGCCGTGCACGACGCCCTGGACCTCTGCCTGGCGTGCAAGGGATGCAAGAGCGACTGTCCGGTCAATGTGGACATGGCTACCTACAAGGCGGAGTTCCTCTCCCACCACTACGAGGGCCGGCTGCGCCCGCTGTCGCACTACTCGATGGGCTGGCTGCCGCTGTGGGCCCGCCTCGCCGCCTTCGCCCCCAGCCTGGTCAACTCCGTTTCCAACCTGCGGCTGGTCAAGGCCCTCGGCGGCATCGCCCGGCAGCGTGAGGTTCCTTTGTTCGCACGGCAGCGCCTCGTGAAGCGGCTGGCCGGCCGGACCAGCCCCGCCGGGCACCGCGGCAAGGTGCTGCTGTGGCCGGACACCTTCACCAACAACTTCCACCCCGCCATCGGCGAGGCCGCCGTGCAGGTGTTGGAGGCCGCCGGCTTCGAGGTGATCACTCCTGATCGGACTGTCTGCTGTGGACTCACCTGGATCTCCACCGGCCAGCTCTCCACCGCCGAGCGGGTCGCCCGTCGCACGCTGGAGACGCTGAAGCCGCAGCTTCGGGACGGCACCCCGATCGTCGTGCTGGAACCCAGCTGCGCCGCAGTGTTCCGGGACGACCTGCCCCACCTGCTGCACGGCGACCAGGACGCCCACCGGCTCGCCCACCAGACCAAGACGCTCGCCGAAATCCTCACCGAAAAGGCCCCCGACTGGCGGCCGCCCACCGTCGGTCGGCAGGCCGTCGCGCAACCGCACTGCCACCACCACGCCGTGCTCGGCTTCGACACCGACGAGAAACTCATGCGCCAGTACGGGATCGACGTCGACGTGCTCGACGCCGGCTGCTGCGGGCTCGCCGGCAACTTCGGCTTCGAGCAGGAGCACTACGACGTGTCCATGGCCTGCGCCGAGGACAAGCTGCTGCCGTCGCTGCGGGAGGCCGGCGAGGCCACCCTCGTGCTGGCCGACGGCTTCAGCTGCCGCACCCAGATCGACCAGTCCGACGTCAACCAGCGTCCCATGCACCTTGCCGAAGTGCTTGCGGCTGCGCTACACGGGACGCAGCCGCAACCCGAGCGGCCGTCCGCGCCGAGCAGGGCGGCGCGGACGGCCGTTGCGGCCGCGGCGGTGGCCGCGGCCGCCGGTCCCGCGCTGGCGTGGCTGTTCCGACGACGCTCCCGCTGA
- a CDS encoding DUF1360 domain-containing protein, which yields MSVQTLIRRVKQQYQGDEDRPLGGYLAVLGVYGGVTGGLTVLARSLRITPPTPSITDTALLSLATYKLSRLLTKDAVTSPLRAPFTRYEEPAGDGELMESVRGHGVQHAAGELLTCPFCLAVWVATGLTAGMVFAPRLTRLVCTTLTALALNDGLQLAYDNAKDAGDDS from the coding sequence GCTGATCCGCCGGGTCAAGCAGCAGTACCAGGGTGACGAGGACCGTCCCCTGGGCGGCTACCTGGCTGTGCTCGGCGTGTACGGCGGTGTGACCGGTGGCCTGACCGTGCTGGCCAGGTCGCTGCGGATCACGCCGCCCACGCCGAGCATCACCGACACCGCCTTGCTGTCGTTGGCGACGTACAAGCTGAGCCGCCTGCTCACCAAGGACGCGGTGACCAGTCCGTTGCGGGCGCCGTTCACGCGGTACGAGGAGCCGGCCGGCGACGGTGAGCTGATGGAGTCAGTCCGCGGCCACGGCGTCCAGCACGCCGCCGGCGAGCTGCTCACTTGCCCGTTCTGCCTGGCGGTGTGGGTGGCGACCGGGCTGACCGCGGGCATGGTGTTCGCGCCGCGGCTGACCCGGCTGGTGTGCACCACGTTGACCGCTCTCGCCTTGAACGACGGCTTGCAACTGGCCTACGACAACGCGAAGGACGCCGGCGATGACTCGTGA